The region CCACTCCGGGTCGGCCACGACCTCGCCGTACACACGCAGCCGGGCGATGCCGCCGTCGGGGTGCTGGTTGACGCGAAGGTGGGTGAAGCGCTGCTCGACGGAGACGGCGAAGCCGTTGGCGGCGTGGCCGCCGACCGCCGTGCGCGGTACGAGCGTCGTCCACTTCACGTCGTCCGCGAGGAGTTCCTCCGGTGACGGGGAGCCGGCGACCGCGGCGCCCTCGACCGACACCGCCTGGGGGTAGTTCCCGCGGAAGTGGGCCGTGTCGACCACCACCCCGCGTACGACACCGGGTGCGCCGAGCCGGACGAGCGCCCAGTCGTGGTCCTCGGCCGTCGGCCACGGGTGCTCGGCCGAGGCGCCGCGGCGCCGTCGTGTCTCCCAGCCGTCCATGATCTTGCCCTTGTGCCCGAAGTGCTCGGGGTCGAACTCGGCCCGCCCGGGCAGCAGGAGGTTCTCGCGCTGGGCGAAGAACTCGTCGTTGGCGGCGATGACCCCGGCGCCGAGCTGCCGGTCGGCGAGGTTGGCGTACTGGGTGAAGGGGAAGTCGGCGGTGCGGTGGTCCGCGTACGGGTCGCCGCCTCCGTAGGGGTTCGCGTCGCCGGTGAAGTGAGGAATCGCCGTCACGTTGATCAGGTCTGCCTTTCGAGGTCGGCCGCTGCGGGTGCGGGTGCGTTCGAGGACTACGGGGTGCGCGTCAGAAGTTCGCCGCCTGGAGCGCCGAACTCGCCGTCGGCCACGATGCGCTCGCCTCGCAGCCAGGTGGACTTCACGACCCCGCTGAGCGTTCGGCCGGCGTACGCCGTGACCCGGTTGCGGTGCTGCAGTGCGGCGGGATCCACGGTGAAGGTCTCGTCGGGGGCGAGGACGGCGAAGTCGGCGTCAAGGCCCACCGCGATGGCGCCCTTGCGGGAGTCCAGGCCGACCAGTCGGGCGGTGCGCGTGGACATCCAGCGGACCACGTCCTCCAGGCTGTGCCCGCGCTTGCGGGCCTCCGTCCAGACCGCCGACAGACTCAGCTGGAGCCCGGAGATGCCGCCCCAGGCGGTCGCGAAGTCGTCCGTCTTCAGGTCGGCCGTGGACGGCGAGTGATCGGTGACGACGCAGTCGATCGTGCCGTCGGCCAGCGCCTGCCACAGCAGGTCCTGGTTGGCGGCCTCGCGGATGGGCGGGCAGCACTTGAACTCGCTCGCCCCGTCGGGGACTTCCTCGGCCGTCAGGGTCAGGTAGTGGGGACAGGTCTCCACCGTGATCCGCACGCCCGCACGCTTGGCTTCGGCGATCAGGGGCAGCGCGTCGGAGGACGACAGGTGCAGCACGTGCACACGCGCGTGGAGGCGTTCGGCCTGCGCGATGAGGTTGCCGATGGCGGTGTCCTCGGCGTCGCGCGGGCGCGAGGCCAGGAAGTCGGCGTACTTCCGGCCGCCCTTCTGAGGGGCGGCGGCGAGGTGGTGCGGGTCCTCGGCGTGCACGATGAGCAGGCCGTCGAACGCGGCGATCTCGGCCAGCGACCGGGCCAGTTGCTCCTGGTCCAGCTCGGGGAACTCGTCCACCCCGGACGGCGACAGGAAGGCCTTGAAGCCGAAGACTCCTGCGTCGTGCAGCGGGCGCAGGTGCTTGACGTTGTCGGGGAGGGCACCGCCCCAGAAGCCGACGTCGATGTGCGCCTTGGGGCGGGCGACGTCCTGCTTCGTACGGAGGTGGTCGACCGTGGTCGTCGGCGGGAGGGAGTTGAGCGGCATGTCGACCAGGGTGGTGATACCGCCGGCCGCGGCGGCGCGCGTCGCGGTCCAGAAGCCCTCCCACTCCGTGCGGCCGGGGTCGTTGACGTGCACGTGGGTGTCGACCAGGCCCGGCAGGAGGACGTCGTCGCCGAAGTCCTCCAGGCGGGCGCCGGACGGCACCTCGGCGTCGTACGCGAGCACGGCCGTGATCCTGCCCGCGGCGACCGCGACCGTGGCGGCGCGCGTCCCTTCGGGAGTGATGACGCGCGTCGAGCGCAGCATCAGTTCGACCCATCCGACGTCGGACACCCGGACCCCTCTCTCTGCCGCTGTCGACTCCCGCTGCCGCAGTTAACTTCCGCGTAACGGAATTCAACGTTCTGTTGAAGGAGTCTTCACTCAAGCCCTCGCACCGTCAAGGGCTCACCCCTCCACCCTGCCCCCGAATGCACCCCTCTGGATGTTTCCACAGAATGGAATTAGAATTCCACAAGGCAGAACGTAGCTACGTACCACCAAGGAGTCAACCAACCGCCGGGTAGGCTGCATCACTGCCTGTCAGCCTTGAAAGGACCGCGCCGTGCCTGCGTCCAGCGCCAGCACCACCGACGACGCCAAGTCATCCGCCCCGAGCGGTGGTGTCCAGTCCCTCGAGCGCGCCTTCGATCTGCTCGAGCGCATGGCCGACGCCGGCGGGGAGGTCGGCCTGAGCGAGCTCTCCGTGAGCAGCGGGCTGCCGCTGCCCACCATCCACCGCCTCATGCGCACGCTCGTGGCCTGTGGTTACGTACGCCAGCAGCCGAACCGCCGCTACGCGCTCGGCCCCCGTCTGATCCGCCTGGGCGAGTCCGCCTCCCGGCTGCTCGGCACCTGGGCACGCCCCTACCTCGCCCGTCTGGTCGAGGAGACCGGCGAGACCGCGAACATGGCGCTGCTCGACGGGGACGAGATCGTGTACGTGGCCCAGGTGCCCTCCAAGCACTCGATGCGCATGTTCACCGAGGTGGGACGCCGGGTGCTGCCGCACTCCACGGGCGTGGGCAAGGCCCTGCTCGCGCACACCCCGGCGGACGAGGTGCGCGCGCTGCTCGCCCGTACCGGCATGCCTGCCGCGACGGAGAAGACGATCACCACACCGGACGGCTTCCTCACCGCGCTGGAGGAGGTGCGCCGGCTCGGTTACGCGGTCGACGACAACGAGCAGGAGATCGGCGTGCGCTGCCTGGCCGTCTCGGTCCCCGACTCCCCCACGGCCGCCGCCATCTCGATCTCCGGTCCCGCGGGCCGGGTCACGGACGCGGCCACGGAGAAGATCGTGCCCGTGCTCCAGCAGGTCGCGGTGGAGCTGTCGGAGGCGCTGGCGAGCTCGGGCCCGGGGGCCTGACCGGCGCGCCCCGGGGGTCACCCGGCGGCGAGGTCGGCGAAGTCCCGCGCCATGGCCCGGCGCAGTGCTCGGCGTTCGCGCCGTGCGAAGGCCGGCGCGGGCACCGTCAGGACCGGGCAGCGGGCGTGCGCCGACACCCGGCGGCGGACCGCGGCCCGACGAGCTCCCGCGCGGGCGCCGAGGACCAGGAGGTCGTCCGGGTGCGCGGCCAGCCGGCACAGGGCCCGGTCGGGACGGGCACGGACCACCCTGCGGACGACGGTGACCTCGGGCGGCGTACCGCCGAAGGCCTCCTCGAAGGCCCGGTCGAGCCGGGCGGCGGCATCGCGGGCGCAGCGGGCGGCCCAGGCACTGTCGGGGTTGCGGACGTAGAGGACCTCGCCCTCGGGCGGCTCCCAGGCGAGCACGGCCACGAGCGCGCGGCCGCTGTCGCGGGCGGCACGGGCGGCGACCCGCAGCGCGACGAGACTGGCGAGCGAGCCGCTGACGCCGACGACCACCCGTCCGGCGGCCGCCATCAGGACTCACCCCGGCGCAGCCGCGGCAGCCCGAGCCCCCCACCGGCACGGGCCGTGAAGCGGCGCCCCGCGACCAGCCCGTGCACCCACTCCCGCACCGGCACCGCCGGCATCCGCTCCTCCTGGCGCCGCTGCATCTCCCGCTCCCCACGATCGGTGAGGCAGTGGTCGCTTCCCTTGACGCTGACGCTCCCCTTCTCGCAGACGTGTCCGGCGTCGATCGACATCACTCCGCTCCCCTTCCCAGGCCAATGCGGTGGGACGATTTCCCCTGGTCCCGGAAGTCTGTACGCTGATTGGCCTGCCCTACAGGGCCAATGCAAGGGAGTTGGCATGGTGAACGGACCGGTGGTCCACGGAATGGACAGGACGATGGGAAGCCGGCAGCTCGCCGCGCTGCTGTCCGCCGTGCCCCACGCCGACGGCCGCCTCGGGTATCGCGCGCTGGCCGACGGTGTACGCAGGCTGCTCCTGGACGGCCGGATCGCGCTGCACCTCCGGCTGCCCGCCGAGCGCGAGCTGGCCTCCGCGCTCACGGTCAGCCGGGCCACGGTGACGGCGGCGTACGACCTGCTGCGGGAGGACGGGTTCGCGCGGAGCCGGCGGGGCGCGGGGACGTGGACGGAGCTGCCCGACGGCCACCGACCGGCCAATGTGGCTTCCTTCCCGGCCGACGACGGGGTGATCGACCTGGCCATCGCGGCGCCCGGCGCGCCCGAGGCGGAGCTCGCGGAGGCCTTCGCGGAGGCGGGCGTCCTGCTGGCCCGGCGCGCCTCGACACCCGGCTATCACCCCTACGGCATACCGGAGTTGAGGGCCGCCGTCGCCGAGCGGTTCACCCGGCGCGGGCTGCCTACGCTGCCGGACCAGATCCTCATCACGAACGGCGCGCAGCAGGCCCTGTCGCTGACGCTCGGGCTGCTCGGGCGGCCCGGTGACCGGATCCTGGTCGAGAACCCCTCGTATCCGAACGCGCTCGACGCGATGCGCCGCGCCGGACTGCGCACCACTCCCGTGCCCGTCTCGGCGGAGGGCTGGGACCCGGGGCTGATCGACTGCGCGCTGCGGCAGGCGGCGCCCCGGCTCGCGTATCTGATCCCCGACTTCCACAATCCGACCGGGCATCTGATGCCGCTCGAACAGCGCCTGGCCGTACTGGAGTCGGCGCGCGCGACCGGCACCTGGCTGGTGATCGACGAGACGATGACGGACATCGCGCTGGATGTGCCCGGAGCCGCGCCGTTCGCCTCGCTCGCGCCGCGCGGGACGGGCGAACAGGTCGTGACGGTGGGGTCGTTGAGCAAGACGCACTGGGGCGGGCTGCGCCTCGGCTGGGTGCGGGCGGGATCCCGGCTGATCACGGAGCTGGCGACCGCACGGGTGCCCGCGGACATGGGCGGTTCGGTTCTGGACCAGCTGGTCGCGCTCGGACTGCTGGCGCGCACGGACGAGGTGCTGCGCGAGCGGCTGCCTCGGCTGCGCGCCCAGCGGGACGCGCTCGCCGACTCACTGGCCCGCCATCTCCCGGACTGGCGCTGGCAGTTGCCGCCCGGCGGACTGACCTTGTGGATCGACCTGGGCCGCCCGATCGCCTCGTCGCTGGCCCGCGCGGCCCTGGCCCAGGGCCTGCGCATCGAGGGCGGTTCCCGCTTCGGCGCCGACCCGGGCACCCATGAGCACCGGCTGCGCTTCCCCTACACCCTGCCGTCCGACGTGCTCGACGAGGCCGTACGCCGGCTCACGACCGCCCTGGACAGCGGGCTCACCGCGGCCGGGGCGGAGGCGGGCCGCCCGCACTGGGTGGCGTGAGCGGTACTCCGAAACGGCACCCGGACAAGGACCCCGGCCCCCTCAAGGGCGCCGGGGCGGTTCCCCGAACAGCTCCACCGCGCTGCGTACGCCCGCGAGGCCGGTCGCCAGCGCGCTGACCGAGCCGATCGCGCCCGCGATCAGCAGTAAGGAGCGGCGCAGCCGGGGTATCTCGGGCATACCGCTGAGGGCCATCGCGGCGAGCGCCGCGAGCTCGTCCTCGGCGATGCCCCGGTCGGGGAACTCGGCCGGGTGCGTGGCGAGTTCACGGCGCAGCCGGGAGACGGCGGTCCGCAGTTCCGCCACCCTCGGATCCTCGTCGCTGCCGGTCACTGGCCTCTGTCCCAAGCTCCGCAACAACAGCTCGCCCCCTCGCACGTCCTTGTGCGCACGCCCTTCGCCTGCCTGTCCCGCACCCCATGGCGATGGTCGGGCGTCGGGGGACGCGGGCCAGTAAACGCCACCCGATGCGGCGGCGCCACCGCGCGGACCGAAATTCAGCCCCGCGAGACCGTGCCCCCGGCGCCGGGTCAGGTATGCAGGAGGTATGACGCACAGGGAAGACGGCGTATGACACACAGAGAAGACGAGGTGACCGGGCTGCTCCTCGCGGCGGGCGGGGGGCGACGGCTCGGCGGGCGGCCCAAGGCGCTGCTCGAACACCGGGGGCGCCCCCTCGTGGAGTACGCGGTGGGGGTGCTGCGCGCGGCCGGGTGCACGCGCGTCCACGTGGTGCTGGGGGCGCGGGCCGACGCCGTACGGGAGCGGGCGCGGCTCGACGGGTGTGTGCTCGTGGACAACCCGGAGTGGGAGCACGGCATGGGTTCGTCACTACGGGCCGGGCTCGGCTCGCTCGCCGGCACGGGCGCGCGGGCGGCACTGGTCTCGCTGGTCGACCAGCCCGGCATCGGGCCGCGAGCGGTCGCGCGGGTGCTCGCCGCCTACCAGAACGACACCTCGCTGGTTTCCGCGGCGTACGACGGAGTGCGCGGCCATCCCGTCCTCTTCGGCGCCGCCCACTGGGCCGGTGTCGCGGCGAGTGCCACCGGTGACCGGGGGGCACGCGCCTATCTGAAGGAGCACGAGGCGGCGATCACGCTCGTCGAGTGCGGTGACGTGGCGGAGCCGTACGACATCGACACGGAGGACGATCTAGGACACCTTGAGTGAACGGCGTGGCACTGAGCGCCACGTTGCCTCGACCTGGAGAATCTCGACATCAACAAACCATTGAACTTCCACCATGAGGAAACTATTATCCACTGTTCAGAAGCGCCGGGCTGCTCTCCAGGCGCTGATCTCCCTACCCGGGTCGCCTGACACCCGGTGCCACGCTCGCTGAAGGAAGTGACAGCTCATGTCCGCACCAGCGCCGTCCCCGCTGGCCATCGTCGACGCCGAGCCCCTGCCCCGGCAGGAAGAGGTCCTCACGGACGCGGCCCTCGCCTTCGTGGCCGAGCTGCACCGGCTGTTCACGCCCCGGCGTGACGAGCTCCTCGCCCGCCGTGCGGAGCGTCGCGCCGAGATCGCCCGCACCTCCACGCTCGACTTCCTCCCCGAGACCGCCGCCGTCCGCGCGGACGACTCCTGGAAGGTGGCCCCCGCCCCGGCCGCCCTGAACGACCGCCGTGTCGAGATCACCGGCCCCACCGACCGCAAGATGACCATCAACGCCCTCAACTCGGGCGCGAAGGTGTGGCTCGCGGACTTCGAGGACGCCTCGGCGCCCACCTGGGAGAACGTGGTCACCGGTCAGCTCAACCTGATCGACGCGTACACCCGCAGCATCGACTTCACGGACCCGAAGTCCGGGAAGTCGTACGCCCTGAAGGCGAACGACGAGCTCGCGACGGTCGTCATGCGGCCGCGCGGCTGGCACCTGAACGAGCGTCACCTCGTGGACGCGGACGGCACACCCGTCCCGGGCGCGCTCGTCGACTTCGGCATCTACTTCTTCCACAACGCGCAGCGCCTGCTCGACCTCGGCAAGGGCCCCTACTTCTACCTCCCGAAGACGGAGTCGCACCTCGAGGCCCGCCTCTGGAACGACGTCTTCGTCTTCGCGCAGGACTACGTCGGCATCCCGCAGGGCACCGTCCGCGCGACCGTCCTGATCGAGACGATCACGGCGGCGTACGAGATGGAGGAGATCCTCTACGAACTCCGCGACCACGCCTCCGGGTTGAACGCGGGCCGCTGGGACTACCTCTTCTCCATCGTCAAGAACTTCCGTGACGGCGGACAGAAGTTCGTGCTGCCGGACCGCAACGCGGTGACGATGACGGCCCCGTTCATGCGCGCCTACACCGAACTCCTCGTCCGCACCTGCCACAAGCGCGGCGCGCACGCGATCGGCGGCATGGCGGCGTTCATCCCCTCCCGGCGCGACGAGGAGGTCAACAAGGTCGCCTTCGAGAAGGTCAAGGCCGACAAGGACCGCGAGGCGGGCGACGGTTTCGACGGCTCCTGGGTGGCCCATCCCGACCTGGTCCCGATCGCGATGGCCTCCTTCGACGCCGTCCTCGGCGAGAGGCCGAACCAGAAGGACCGGCTGCGCGAGGACGTGTCGGTCGCCGCCGGGGACCTGATCGCCGTCGACTCCCTCGACGCCAGGCCGACGTACGACGGTCTGGTCAACGCCGTCCAGGTCGGCATCCGTTACATCGAGGCCTGGCTGCGCGGGCTCGGCGCGGTCGCCATCTTCAACCTCATGGAGGACGCGGCCACCGCCGAGATCTCCCGCTCGCAGATCTGGCAGTGGATCAACGCGGGCGTCGAGTTCGAGCACGCGGGCAACATCGTGAAGGCCACCCCGGAGCTGGCCCGCGAGGTCGCCGCCCGGGAGCTGGCGAACATCCGCGCCGAGATCGGCGAGGAGGCCTTCGCCGCCGGTCACTGGCGGCAGGCCCACGACCTGCTCCTGGAGGTCGCGCTCGACGAGAACTACGCCGACTTCCTGACGCTGCCGGCCTACGAGCAGCTCAGGGGCTGACCTCCGAGGCGGCTCACTTGTCCGAGTGGCCCAGGGACCTTCCCGGGGCCACTCGGTCGCGTACGAGCTTCTTCACGGCCGTCGGTTCCGGGAAACCCTGCTCGCGCCGGTCCCAGACCACCTCGTCGTTCACGCGGACGACGAACACGCCGCCGGTGCCGGGCTTCAGGGACAGCTCGGTGAGTTCCGTCTCGAAGGTGGTGAGCAGCTCCTGGGCCAGCCAGGCAGCGCGGGGCAGCCAGCGGCACTGGGTGCAGTATTCGATCTGGACGCGCTGGACGTCTGTCATCCGAGGTGCACCGACCAATCCTGTTCAGCCGCCGGTTTGCCGTGCAGGTCGGGGACCCGCTTGAGCCAGTTCGGGCGGCCCTGCTGGGTTTTCGCCGCGCGGTCCGCGTCCTCTGCGGCGAGCTGTTCGCGGCTCGGGAAGTCCGTGGGGAGCCAGTCCGCGGAGGCCTTCACGCGGGCGAGGAGATAGCGGACGTAGGCCTCGCGTGCCTCGTCCGGGGTCGCGAAACCGGGTTCTTCCGCGAGCCAGGCGTCCGGCACCTCGGCGGTGACCTCGCGCAGCAGCTCCTCCGTCACCTTGGGCGCCAGTTCCGCGTCGGCGGCGCGGGTGTCCGGGGCGTAGCCGCCGAGGGCGTGGCTGCGGAAGTCGTACGCCTTCTCCGGGGCCGAGGCGTCCCAGCGGTGGTGGAAGACGAGGGCGGCGCCGTGGTCGATCAACCACAGCCGCGGGGGCGCGATGCCGAACGTCGGCCAGACCATCAGGTTCGAGCTGTGCATCGTACGGTCCACGTTGACCGTGAGGGCGTCCAGCCAGATGACCTTGCCCGCCTCCAGCGGGTCGACGGGGAACGTCTTGGCGATCTCCGGGGTGAAGTCCTTCGCGCCCGGCAGATAGTCCATGCCGAGGTTGAGGCCGGCGCTGGCGCGCAGCAGGTCCTGGACCTCCTGGTGCGGCTCGTGCTCGGCGACGGCCGGGTCGAAGTGGACGAGGACCAGCTCGGGGAAGCGCAGCCCGAGGGCGCGCGCCAGCTCACCGACGATCACCTCGGCGACCAGCGCCTTGCGGCCCTGCGCGGAGGCCGTGAACTTCACGACATATGTCCCGAGGTCGTCGGCCTCGACGACTCCGGGCACGGAACCACCGGCCCGCAAGGGTGCGATGTAGCGGGTTGCAGTGACCTCTCTCAGCATTTTCTCAGGCCATTCGTCTCTTTAGCCTTACAATCCACGCCCAACCTCAGGCGTGCGCAACAGCGAGAAGTATCCATCATCAGCCCTGGGGAGAATCTGGGGAGTTTCCACTGGCATGCAGATCCCCCTGCCTCCCCAGCAGTCCGTCAATGGCCGTCCGGCCCTTGCTTCCGGCCTCCGGCATGAAGTGAGCATAGTAACCGAGGGTGATCGCCGGCGAGGAGTGCCCGAGCCACCGCGCCACGGTCACTACGGACTCTCCCGCCTCCGGCATGATGGAGGCGTAGGTATGCCGCAGCACGTGGAAGCCGCCCTTCGGCGCCGCCTCCCACTGCCAGTTCTTCGCCCCCTCTGCGCGCGGCGGGATGATTCCTGCCTTGGCCGACGCGGGCTTCCAGGTGTAGGTGTTCCACGTGTTCACCGCAATGGCGTTGCCGAATCGTGTAGTGAGCAGCAGAGCGAACTTCTTTCGCTGCCCCTCCGCCTCCGGCCTTCCCCACGGGAGCTCTACCTTCACCCGCGGAAACGCCTCGACATGGCGCTTCAACTCCTCGGCCACCGAGGAGGGCATGTCGACGACACGGGTCTTCTTCCCCTTCGGCAGGGCGAAGTACAGCCTCCCCTTGATCGCCTGGACTTGGCGGCGGACATGAATCACTCCTCTCGCGTAGTCGACGTCCTCGCCCCCTCCAGCGGGCGTTCTTCCTGTCGAGCCAGGTTGCGTGCTTGACCGTGGGGACGTGGGAGAACGAGATGTACCTGCGCAAGTACAAGGGCTACACGCACGACAGGGGCCGCCACAAGAAGGCCGTGATCGCTGTCGCTCGTCAGCGGGTCTCCATCCTGTGGGCCATGCTCCGGGACGGCCGGGTCAGCGGGCTCAGGACGAGTTGTTCGGCGATCTCCGTGTTGGACTTGCAGTACGCGGCCAGGGCCGTGACCTCGCGTTCGAGGTCGGTCAGGGCTCTGACGGCTTCGGGGAGAGCGAGGAAGCCGTCGGTGTCCGGGGCGGCCAGGAAGCGGGTGATGAGGGCCCGGGTGGCGGTGGGCGAGAGAAGGGAGTCGCCGGCCGCGACGGTGCGGATGCTCGACAGCAGGTCCTCGGGCAAGGCTTCGGCGTAGTCGGACGGCGTCCGATTTGTGGCTAAGCGAGGTCGACTTCGGCAAGATCGAAAACCTTCGCATCGCGCCACGCCGCGGGAGGGGGTGGCGGCATCCCGCCATGGTGCGAAATCACCTTCTGACCAACTCCGCGAGCGTCCCGGGGCCGTACCCGGGGAGATCCCGGGCCTGCTGGAGCGTCTGGCCGAGGTGCCCGACCCTCGCGATCCGCGCGGCGTACGGCACGCTCTGGTCGTCATGCTTGCGCTGACCGCGTGCGCGGTTCTGGCCGGAGCGACCTCCCTGCTGGCGGTGGGTGAGTGGATCACCGACGCCCCGCCGTCCGTCCTGGAGCGTCTCGGCGTACGGCCCGATCCACTGTCCCCGAAGCGGTGCCTGCCGGCGGAGGCGATGGTGCGTCGGTTGCTGGGTCGCATCGACGGCGACGCGTTGGACCGGGCAGTGGGCCGCTGGCTGGCCGACCGGCGCGCTGGGGCCGACGGCCGGCTGCACGCAGTGGCGGTCGACGGCAAGACCCTGCACGGAGCGGCCAGGGCCCACGGGGCGCACGATTCATCTGCTCGCCGCCTGCGACCACCTCTCCGGCCTGGTCCTGGCCCAACTCGACGTTGGCGAGAAGACCGACGAGATCACCTGCTTCCCCCTCTGCTGGAGACCCTCGCCGATCTGGCGGGCGTGGTCGTGACCAGCGACGCCATGCACACCCGGCGCGAGCACGCCAGCTACCTGCTCGGCCGAGGCGCGCAGTACATCGTGATCGCGAAAGGGAACCAGAAGAAGCTCCATAAGCAGCTCAAATCCCTTCCCTGGAAGCAGATCCCGCTGTAGGGCCGCACCCACGACACCGGCCACGGCCGCGGTGAGATCCGCCGCATCAAGGTGTGCACGGCGAACAACCTGCTCTTTCCCGCCGCCCGCCAGGCCATCCAGCTCAGACGCCGCCGAATGGACCGCAAGACCGGCAAGGTCAGCATCAAGACCGTCTACGCGGTCACCAGCCTCACTGCGGAACAGGCCACACCCGTCGAGCTCGCTCGGCTGATCCGCAGCCACTGGAAGATCGAAGCCCTGCACCACGTCCGAGACGTGACGTTCGCCGAGGACGCCTCTCAGCTGCGAACCGGCTCCGCACCCCGCGCCATGGCGACCTGGCGCAACCTCGCCATCGGCGCCCTTCGCCTCGCCGGGAAGAGCAGCATCGCCTCCGGCCTCCGGCCCAACGCCCGCGATGCCAGCCGACCTCTCGCCCTCCTCGAACTCACATGATCACGAAACGGACGTCACGCGACTACGCCGAAGCCCTGGGCGCGGACCTGGGACGGTCAGCCACGCCGCGGTCGCCGAACGTTCCGGTGACGGCCAGGCCACGGTCTAGCCACGGGCCGCGGCAGCGTCTCCTTCCCGGCCACAGTCCGACCGGCTCCGACGGGCAGCTGGCGGGGCGTCGACACATTCGCCATGGCGAAGCCCGGGACCGTCTTCCCGCTCTAGAGATTCGTGCCCGTGTCGCCCTCGTCATTCAATGAGTCCCGCCGCTTCCTCTCGCCCGGAGCAGAGAGGCCCTCTTGCTCGTCGAGCAGCTCCAGGAGCGCGGCGTCCGCCTTCTGCCTGTCCTCTTTCGTCAGTTCAAGAGGTGCGTTGCTGTAGACGGTGTACCGGTCGGGATCAATGATGTTGGCGGCCCTCAAGGTGAACGTCAGAAGGGAGCGCCACCCTTTGCGGTGGCCGACCCTCACCTGAAGCTGGACCTTGTAATCGCGGGGCTCCGGAAGGAATCCGGAAAACGGTGCCTCGAACTCGATGAGGAGCTGCTTCGCTTCTCTGCCGGCCACGGCGAATCCGGCTGGCAACTTCGGCTCGTCCTCCGGCCCGGGTTGGAGACGGGACGGTGAAGACATCCACAGGAGTGGCAGATGGGAGGCAGGCTCATCGGGGAAGGTCAACCTGAGATCCTGCACCACTATCGGCTTGGCACCGGTGTTGTGAAGGACGAGCGGAAGCCGCAGGCGAGCCATGGAGCAGTGGACGATCGCGGCAAAGGAATGAGGCTCCCAGGACTTCAGGTGCCCTTGCCTGGCGTTGATCCACCAGAAGGACGCGACGGTAAAGATCAACGCGCAAACCGACACAACGCCAGCACCAGGAATCGATGGAAACGCATCCTGAACTGCAGCGGCCATCAGCGGAAGCACAAATTCAGTGTGCCAGCCCCAGGGTGCGCACGCGAACAGAACTCGGCGCCGCGGGCCCCTGGGACGGCCCAGCCTCTCGGTACAGAGCAGCTGGTTTCCTTCATCCTTCGGCGACGATGAGGTGCGCCAGCAAAGCGTCCAAGTCGATGCGCCCGGGCTCGGCCCTCCTGGGCACCACTGCCTCCGTTTCCTGCAGGAAAGTCTTGATTTCCCGCGCCGGGGCTTTGAGCAAGGCCGTGCCATCGGGCGGACTGAGAAGGATGTACAAGTCGCTGACCTCGCGTTCCTCGGCGGGCCATACGCATATATCCCCCTGTCCGGCGGGGCCCTCCAGGCCATCGGCCAGAAGATCTCTCCCAATGATCCATTCCACCGTTTCGTCGCTGCCGACAACGGCGAATGCGGCGCGGACAGCATAGGGATCGCTGGGCTCGTACTGCAGTCTCATGCTCATGGACAAGGACATCTCATGCGAGACGACGAGCTGCCCAGGTAGCCCCCGAATCACGGTTTTCAACGACTTCATTGCTCTCACTCCATGCGCTTCGCGAGGTCACTCGCAGGTTGCATCAGCGCGGGGCGCTCCTGCCCGACGGTCGGCTCCGTATTGCGCCACCGGACGCGAGAGAGGTGCC is a window of Streptomyces mirabilis DNA encoding:
- a CDS encoding DUF5955 family protein, whose product is MLRSLGQRPVTGSDEDPRVAELRTAVSRLRRELATHPAEFPDRGIAEDELAALAAMALSGMPEIPRLRRSLLLIAGAIGSVSALATGLAGVRSAVELFGEPPRRP
- the allB gene encoding allantoinase AllB, translating into MLRSTRVITPEGTRAATVAVAAGRITAVLAYDAEVPSGARLEDFGDDVLLPGLVDTHVHVNDPGRTEWEGFWTATRAAAAGGITTLVDMPLNSLPPTTTVDHLRTKQDVARPKAHIDVGFWGGALPDNVKHLRPLHDAGVFGFKAFLSPSGVDEFPELDQEQLARSLAEIAAFDGLLIVHAEDPHHLAAAPQKGGRKYADFLASRPRDAEDTAIGNLIAQAERLHARVHVLHLSSSDALPLIAEAKRAGVRITVETCPHYLTLTAEEVPDGASEFKCCPPIREAANQDLLWQALADGTIDCVVTDHSPSTADLKTDDFATAWGGISGLQLSLSAVWTEARKRGHSLEDVVRWMSTRTARLVGLDSRKGAIAVGLDADFAVLAPDETFTVDPAALQHRNRVTAYAGRTLSGVVKSTWLRGERIVADGEFGAPGGELLTRTP
- a CDS encoding IclR family transcriptional regulator, translating into MPASSASTTDDAKSSAPSGGVQSLERAFDLLERMADAGGEVGLSELSVSSGLPLPTIHRLMRTLVACGYVRQQPNRRYALGPRLIRLGESASRLLGTWARPYLARLVEETGETANMALLDGDEIVYVAQVPSKHSMRMFTEVGRRVLPHSTGVGKALLAHTPADEVRALLARTGMPAATEKTITTPDGFLTALEEVRRLGYAVDDNEQEIGVRCLAVSVPDSPTAAAISISGPAGRVTDAATEKIVPVLQQVAVELSEALASSGPGA
- the alc gene encoding allantoicase, with the translated sequence MTAIPHFTGDANPYGGGDPYADHRTADFPFTQYANLADRQLGAGVIAANDEFFAQRENLLLPGRAEFDPEHFGHKGKIMDGWETRRRRGASAEHPWPTAEDHDWALVRLGAPGVVRGVVVDTAHFRGNYPQAVSVEGAAVAGSPSPEELLADDVKWTTLVPRTAVGGHAANGFAVSVEQRFTHLRVNQHPDGGIARLRVYGEVVADPEWLSALGTFDVLALENGGRVEDASNLFYSPATNTIQPGRSRKMDDGWETRRRRDQGNDWIRYQLVAQSEIRALEIDTAYLKGNSAGWASVSVKDDGDGDWTEILPRTRLQPDTNHRFVLAAPVIGTHARVDIFPDGGISRLRLFGSLTEEGATVLTARYQELGG
- a CDS encoding nucleotidyltransferase family protein, whose product is MTHREDEVTGLLLAAGGGRRLGGRPKALLEHRGRPLVEYAVGVLRAAGCTRVHVVLGARADAVRERARLDGCVLVDNPEWEHGMGSSLRAGLGSLAGTGARAALVSLVDQPGIGPRAVARVLAAYQNDTSLVSAAYDGVRGHPVLFGAAHWAGVAASATGDRGARAYLKEHEAAITLVECGDVAEPYDIDTEDDLGHLE
- a CDS encoding universal stress protein encodes the protein MAAAGRVVVGVSGSLASLVALRVAARAARDSGRALVAVLAWEPPEGEVLYVRNPDSAWAARCARDAAARLDRAFEEAFGGTPPEVTVVRRVVRARPDRALCRLAAHPDDLLVLGARAGARRAAVRRRVSAHARCPVLTVPAPAFARRERRALRRAMARDFADLAAG
- a CDS encoding PLP-dependent aminotransferase family protein encodes the protein MVNGPVVHGMDRTMGSRQLAALLSAVPHADGRLGYRALADGVRRLLLDGRIALHLRLPAERELASALTVSRATVTAAYDLLREDGFARSRRGAGTWTELPDGHRPANVASFPADDGVIDLAIAAPGAPEAELAEAFAEAGVLLARRASTPGYHPYGIPELRAAVAERFTRRGLPTLPDQILITNGAQQALSLTLGLLGRPGDRILVENPSYPNALDAMRRAGLRTTPVPVSAEGWDPGLIDCALRQAAPRLAYLIPDFHNPTGHLMPLEQRLAVLESARATGTWLVIDETMTDIALDVPGAAPFASLAPRGTGEQVVTVGSLSKTHWGGLRLGWVRAGSRLITELATARVPADMGGSVLDQLVALGLLARTDEVLRERLPRLRAQRDALADSLARHLPDWRWQLPPGGLTLWIDLGRPIASSLARAALAQGLRIEGGSRFGADPGTHEHRLRFPYTLPSDVLDEAVRRLTTALDSGLTAAGAEAGRPHWVA